Proteins co-encoded in one Natronorubrum daqingense genomic window:
- a CDS encoding phage NrS-1 polymerase family protein, with protein sequence MATDRFINVENGGKKSTDHTQVDSSKVSGNYGVYAGRGLVLIDIDDYNGSHDLAPINGLQDTLTIGTPNGGEHRYYHIPNAADVFEDAFGVKNPVPEWGEVRVHNQYVVGPGSTNPDGDTRDGYVIAENRPVAQISAHVLVGAIRATGYDTTDDTTETDSDESDVPTVDVSIDDAELLEKAKNADNGDKFNRLWRGDTSDHKSQSEADLALCNHLAFWTGNDRSRIDSLFRQSGLNREKWNNRDDYRERTLDKALDGRTDFYEPSGAKATGGGVATAETRDSDLPIPSAFDVHNGGYAKYHPPRDDDGNGYYERITNFQIETLSRLTHDDDTREFHLRVHPAGGESYTVTCEPVVLNDLPKFRRGILDGWTTTFDGSQDDLNRLKEFVGNQQTKHRTGTKLLGLHGDEWVTPDGSLTTDGWTDDPDTVFTDVDTPLATAFNLKPSRGDEYDRDAVREILRLFPQTRTKERFLPVIGWFYAAPFRPHIQQWEGEFNILNILGDTGSGKTTTLETLWQAFGVDEELLEAKATPFSIMRMIASSNAVPVLLDEYKPSEIGDYELNKLHSNLRASTRGGVVTKGRPDMGVDKYHLKAPVCISGEQPIQGPAEERRTILTVFKRDVTVGETPEQEAFARLVGGEANGKWYDGYDLTDHALAYYRWVLQQDPDELHGLWKNSRHAVMDLLAGTEYTGLDDMVIQGFQTIKFGCTLYRAFADEMGLDPDETPVTSDAINQAIHYVADGGTGAEHTSHLDRLLGIMGRAASAGYLEENGHYKVVNQGGPNAELAIHLDTAFDKVRKYARDHDVRGDDLLSSSGDYKARIEDAADDPESYIAACSQNTPPLNRCVRIHIADATELVGGFEPEPFGANNDSDDEKASTRFDPVSIHDVAKDPTGYPTVEGEIATIDYPENDDAPAVAATLVDGSAAIDVVSWDDGSCLEQGEQVIIENARTSEFNGTTQLVVKGGVTSIHEAPSDGQSQIDDPDNGA encoded by the coding sequence TTGGCAACGGATCGGTTCATTAACGTTGAAAACGGTGGCAAAAAGAGCACTGACCACACTCAGGTTGATTCCTCGAAGGTTTCAGGAAACTACGGTGTGTACGCTGGCCGTGGTCTCGTCTTAATCGACATTGACGACTATAACGGGAGTCACGACCTCGCCCCGATCAATGGGCTACAGGATACGCTCACTATAGGAACCCCGAACGGCGGTGAGCACCGATACTATCATATCCCAAACGCGGCCGACGTTTTCGAGGATGCGTTCGGTGTGAAAAATCCGGTACCTGAATGGGGCGAGGTTCGCGTTCATAACCAGTATGTCGTTGGGCCTGGATCAACAAACCCGGACGGCGACACTCGAGACGGGTACGTAATTGCCGAGAACCGTCCGGTTGCCCAGATTAGCGCACACGTCCTTGTGGGTGCGATTCGGGCAACTGGATACGATACAACCGATGATACAACAGAGACCGATAGCGACGAATCTGACGTGCCTACGGTCGACGTGAGTATTGACGATGCCGAACTACTCGAGAAGGCAAAGAACGCGGATAACGGCGACAAGTTCAACCGGCTGTGGCGTGGGGACACCTCCGACCACAAAAGTCAAAGTGAAGCCGATCTAGCGCTATGCAATCACCTCGCGTTTTGGACGGGTAACGATCGGAGTCGTATCGATTCGCTCTTTCGACAATCGGGATTGAACCGCGAGAAGTGGAATAACCGTGACGATTACCGCGAACGTACGCTCGACAAGGCGCTCGACGGGCGGACCGACTTCTACGAACCAAGCGGGGCGAAAGCAACAGGCGGTGGTGTGGCTACTGCAGAGACTCGAGACAGTGACTTGCCTATCCCGTCGGCTTTCGACGTTCATAATGGTGGATACGCGAAATATCACCCACCACGTGACGACGACGGTAATGGCTACTATGAGCGGATTACGAACTTCCAGATTGAGACGCTAAGCCGTCTCACCCATGACGACGATACTCGAGAGTTCCACCTTCGGGTTCACCCGGCTGGCGGTGAGAGCTACACCGTTACGTGTGAGCCGGTCGTATTAAACGACCTTCCGAAGTTTCGCCGGGGAATTTTAGACGGGTGGACGACCACCTTCGATGGATCTCAAGACGACCTCAACCGACTGAAAGAGTTCGTTGGGAACCAACAGACAAAACACCGCACAGGGACCAAATTGTTAGGTTTGCACGGTGACGAATGGGTCACTCCCGATGGTTCGCTTACAACCGATGGGTGGACTGATGACCCCGACACTGTATTCACGGACGTAGATACTCCGCTAGCAACGGCGTTCAACCTCAAGCCGTCAAGAGGTGATGAATACGACCGTGATGCCGTGCGGGAAATTCTCCGACTCTTTCCACAAACCCGAACGAAAGAACGCTTCTTGCCGGTCATAGGGTGGTTCTATGCAGCACCATTCCGACCACACATACAGCAGTGGGAAGGCGAGTTCAATATCCTCAACATCCTTGGTGACACCGGTTCAGGAAAGACAACAACACTCGAAACGCTATGGCAGGCCTTCGGTGTCGATGAAGAACTTCTCGAAGCGAAGGCTACACCTTTCTCTATCATGCGAATGATAGCCTCGAGTAACGCCGTTCCGGTTCTCCTTGACGAATATAAGCCGTCGGAGATTGGAGACTACGAGTTGAATAAACTCCATTCGAACCTGCGAGCTTCAACCCGTGGGGGGGTGGTGACTAAAGGGCGGCCGGATATGGGTGTTGACAAGTACCACCTAAAAGCCCCCGTGTGCATTTCCGGGGAGCAACCAATCCAGGGACCGGCCGAAGAACGGCGAACGATCCTTACGGTGTTCAAGCGTGACGTGACGGTCGGTGAAACGCCAGAACAAGAAGCCTTTGCCCGCTTAGTTGGGGGAGAAGCGAACGGCAAATGGTATGATGGATACGACCTTACCGACCATGCACTTGCCTATTATCGGTGGGTGCTGCAGCAAGATCCCGACGAGTTACACGGCCTATGGAAGAATAGCCGCCATGCGGTGATGGATCTACTTGCGGGGACCGAATACACCGGTTTAGACGATATGGTCATCCAGGGGTTCCAAACGATCAAATTCGGTTGTACGCTCTACAGAGCGTTTGCCGACGAAATGGGCCTTGATCCCGACGAGACACCGGTTACATCGGACGCAATCAACCAAGCTATTCACTACGTAGCAGACGGTGGGACCGGAGCAGAACACACGTCACACCTTGACCGACTCTTGGGAATCATGGGCCGGGCGGCAAGTGCCGGCTATCTCGAGGAGAATGGACATTACAAGGTGGTCAATCAAGGGGGGCCGAACGCTGAACTCGCCATCCACCTTGATACGGCGTTTGACAAGGTACGAAAGTACGCTCGAGACCATGACGTGCGTGGTGACGACCTCTTGAGTAGTTCGGGAGACTACAAAGCGCGGATAGAGGACGCTGCAGACGACCCCGAGAGTTACATTGCGGCATGTAGTCAAAACACACCACCACTAAACCGGTGTGTCCGTATCCATATTGCCGATGCAACGGAACTAGTGGGTGGATTCGAACCGGAACCCTTCGGTGCGAATAACGATTCGGACGACGAGAAGGCAAGCACCCGGTTCGATCCCGTTTCAATCCATGACGTAGCGAAAGACCCCACCGGCTACCCGACTGTTGAGGGGGAAATAGCAACGATTGACTACCCCGAAAACGACGATGCGCCGGCAGTGGCCGCTACTCTTGTGGATGGTAGCGCGGCTATCGACGTGGTGTCATGGGACGATGGTAGTTGTCTCGAGCAGGGGGAGCAGGTAATCATAGAGAACGCCAGGACAAGTGAGTTCAATGGAACGACCCAACTTGTAGTCAAGGGCGGGGTTACGTCGATTCATGAAGCTCCTAGCGACGGTCAAAGTCAGATAGACGACCCTGATAACGGCGCATAG